One segment of Metallosphaera cuprina Ar-4 DNA contains the following:
- a CDS encoding radical SAM protein yields MISVSRLITNRPEGADRIRYSGQKDIYPSVLVFNVTRNCNLRCLHCYSSSGTQQFYDLPLSVWIEAVKQASDMGVKHILLSGGEPLARRDLSLIAREAWERGIRVELSTNGTMLTRERLEELRKYVDYIGVSLDGPEKVHDAFRGVYGAFSKSIKGLRISKEMGVKTGLRFTITKENYNYVDFLFDLMKKEGIDRVCFYHLAYAGRADRKLDVDNKTRLEVIKKIIDYSKDGEWEVLTADNPVDGILIYSLTRSVRVLDLLRRNGGNKSGERIADVSPEGVVFPDQFTPIPLGEIKNLKRIWDEPGPMLKKLKERRSFVKCSSCRFFEVCNGGLRGRALAATGDLWERDPSCYLDLIDSINLTDSDLKS; encoded by the coding sequence ATGATAAGCGTTTCTAGGCTAATAACAAACAGACCAGAGGGAGCAGATAGGATAAGATACTCAGGACAGAAAGACATATACCCGAGCGTGTTAGTTTTTAACGTAACTAGGAACTGCAATCTAAGGTGTCTCCATTGCTATTCTAGCTCTGGGACTCAGCAGTTTTATGATTTGCCTCTCTCAGTATGGATTGAGGCAGTTAAACAGGCTTCAGACATGGGGGTAAAACACATACTTCTGTCTGGAGGAGAGCCTCTTGCCAGAAGGGATTTAAGCCTCATAGCTAGAGAAGCGTGGGAGAGAGGAATAAGAGTCGAGCTCTCCACGAACGGTACAATGTTAACTAGGGAAAGACTCGAAGAACTAAGGAAATACGTTGATTACATAGGAGTTAGCTTAGACGGTCCTGAGAAGGTTCACGACGCGTTTAGAGGAGTTTACGGAGCGTTTTCTAAGTCCATCAAAGGACTTAGAATTTCAAAGGAGATGGGCGTAAAGACTGGGTTAAGATTCACTATCACAAAGGAGAACTATAACTACGTAGACTTCTTGTTCGATTTGATGAAAAAGGAGGGCATAGACAGAGTTTGTTTTTATCATCTGGCCTACGCTGGAAGGGCTGATAGAAAATTAGACGTTGATAACAAAACGAGACTAGAGGTAATTAAAAAAATAATTGACTACTCTAAAGATGGAGAATGGGAAGTCTTAACTGCGGATAATCCAGTTGATGGAATCCTTATCTACTCGTTGACAAGGAGCGTGAGAGTATTGGATCTGTTAAGGAGAAACGGAGGGAATAAGTCTGGGGAGAGAATAGCTGATGTATCCCCTGAGGGAGTCGTGTTTCCTGACCAATTCACTCCTATCCCTCTTGGTGAGATCAAGAACTTGAAAAGGATATGGGACGAACCCGGTCCAATGTTGAAGAAATTAAAGGAGAGGAGATCGTTCGTTAAATGTTCATCATGCAGGTTCTTCGAAGTGTGTAACGGAGGGCTCAGAGGGAGAGCATTAGCCGCAACGGGTGACTTATGGGAGAGGGATCCGTCCTGTTATTTAGATCTCATAGATTCGATTAATCTAACTGACAGCGACCTTAAAAGCTGA
- a CDS encoding MBL fold metallo-hydrolase, protein MVKLGDIRIMEMLEPEFFGGVLNHNIVIKEGGPSGGLLMIDTGLPGYLDAIENHLKAWGFSVEDISDIVITHWHHDHSGNASEIRRISKAKVYAHVNEIDFLRSPSKYDLSYDDVKDFMQISKQQFESTAKRINELKYESVYVDFPLKGGEVISKFKVIYVPGHTRGHIALFDGSYLITGDAVRGVNGVPSPPLRFFSWDYRLALESYNKLISLPYSVLVPYHGEVIYRW, encoded by the coding sequence ATGGTTAAGTTAGGGGACATAAGGATCATGGAGATGTTGGAACCGGAGTTCTTTGGAGGGGTTCTGAATCACAACATTGTGATAAAAGAGGGAGGGCCTTCTGGTGGGCTTCTGATGATAGACACCGGGTTACCTGGTTATCTCGACGCGATAGAGAATCACCTCAAAGCCTGGGGATTCTCTGTTGAGGACATTTCAGATATAGTGATAACCCACTGGCATCACGATCACTCTGGGAACGCATCTGAAATAAGGAGAATTAGTAAAGCCAAAGTTTATGCGCACGTGAATGAGATAGACTTTCTACGAAGTCCTAGTAAGTATGATCTATCTTACGATGACGTGAAGGACTTCATGCAAATTTCAAAGCAACAATTTGAATCTACTGCTAAAAGAATAAATGAATTAAAATATGAATCAGTGTATGTGGACTTTCCGCTTAAGGGAGGAGAGGTTATCTCAAAGTTTAAGGTTATCTACGTGCCTGGACACACGAGAGGTCATATAGCTCTCTTTGACGGCTCGTACTTGATCACAGGAGACGCGGTTAGAGGCGTTAACGGCGTGCCTTCACCACCATTGCGATTCTTTTCATGGGACTATCGTTTAGCCCTTGAGTCGTACAACAAGTTGATCTCCCTTCCATACTCTGTTTTAGTTCCATATCACGGTGAGGTGATCTACCGTTGGTAG
- a CDS encoding radical SAM/SPASM domain-containing protein: protein MVAPYVVVLESTKACDLACRHCRANALPNRLPGELTTEEVKSLVEDLSSSGVKLFVVSGGDALKRDDIFEILRYSSRRLNTALSPSGSRINLDVAKKIKETGVSIVSISVDGPEEVHDEFRGVKGAFKMAKGAIESLKEVGVPVQINTTISKYNVEKLDLLREVVEGFNPAFWDIFMLIPTGRATKEMMISPDQAEIVMKRVTEWRSDGLNVRMTCAPYLVRVMNELNVTNPLPPDRIYGRRSVNGARGCMAGNGYAFISYDGTVYPCGFLPTPAGNVRIRRFSEIYETSPIFRSLRNPSSLGGKCGICEYRSVCGGCRARAFSLTGDLMDEDPFCSYVPRTLRVLSHDKRF from the coding sequence TTGGTAGCTCCATACGTAGTTGTCCTGGAAAGCACAAAGGCTTGTGATTTAGCTTGTAGGCACTGTAGAGCTAACGCTTTGCCCAATAGATTACCAGGAGAGCTCACTACTGAAGAGGTGAAGTCACTTGTAGAAGACCTCTCAAGTTCCGGAGTTAAGCTTTTCGTAGTGAGTGGCGGGGACGCACTCAAGAGGGATGACATTTTTGAGATATTGAGGTATTCCTCAAGGAGACTAAATACCGCCCTATCACCCAGTGGCAGTCGTATAAACCTTGATGTGGCTAAGAAAATTAAGGAAACTGGGGTGAGCATAGTTTCGATAAGTGTAGACGGTCCTGAAGAGGTCCATGACGAGTTCAGAGGCGTTAAGGGGGCTTTCAAAATGGCTAAGGGAGCAATAGAATCGCTCAAAGAGGTTGGAGTTCCTGTTCAGATAAACACTACAATTAGTAAGTATAACGTTGAAAAGCTTGACCTATTGAGAGAGGTGGTTGAAGGATTCAACCCCGCGTTCTGGGACATTTTCATGCTTATTCCTACAGGGAGAGCTACAAAGGAGATGATGATCTCCCCCGATCAAGCCGAAATAGTTATGAAAAGGGTGACAGAATGGAGATCAGACGGATTGAACGTAAGAATGACATGTGCACCCTATTTAGTTAGGGTGATGAACGAGTTAAACGTTACAAATCCCTTACCCCCTGATAGGATTTACGGAAGAAGAAGCGTTAATGGAGCTAGAGGTTGCATGGCTGGCAACGGTTACGCCTTCATATCTTATGACGGGACGGTATATCCATGCGGTTTCCTTCCAACACCTGCCGGAAACGTTAGGATTAGAAGATTTAGCGAGATATATGAAACCTCCCCTATTTTCAGATCGTTGAGGAACCCCTCCTCTTTGGGAGGAAAATGTGGAATATGCGAGTACAGGTCAGTGTGTGGTGGGTGTAGGGCTAGGGCCTTCAGTCTAACTGGAGACCTAATGGATGAGGATCCCTTCTGCTCTTACGTTCCTAGAACTTTGAGGGTCTTAAGCCATGATAAGCGTTTCTAG
- a CDS encoding peptidase U32 family protein, whose protein sequence is MRLVVGTNFDDNLIERIREFPVTHIFGSHTKTLTGHGRASFVLPNVDDERFKDHLDLAHERGIKFLYTMNTATLNGKEYSETFVRKLSAEIERLVKLGVDGFIVTLPFLLKIIKSEHPELEVSISSYARIYNLREVENFIELGANTIILHEDDNRNFKLLRSLQRFRKEVDLELITNNSCLWGCIYRRTHDLVSSLSSVEGGINAWFEYPILFCATDVRNDLANIIRMRWIRPEDLDFYERLGYDRFKIAGRNKKTDWIVRAVKAYSKRSYEGNLLDVLSYPQGRAVPKVMEKVNGSKDYEVLKEVIVNNKRFPSKWLNFFDYNNCEERSCSECKYCDIIAREVITVNGKDLNSLDLKRIQVPIELIQRFGGDG, encoded by the coding sequence ATGAGACTCGTTGTAGGAACCAATTTCGACGACAATTTAATAGAGAGAATAAGGGAGTTCCCAGTAACGCATATTTTTGGTAGTCATACTAAGACGTTAACAGGGCATGGGAGGGCATCCTTTGTGCTTCCGAATGTGGACGATGAGAGGTTTAAGGATCATTTAGACTTAGCTCACGAGAGAGGCATTAAGTTCCTTTACACGATGAACACGGCCACGTTAAATGGAAAGGAGTATTCAGAGACTTTCGTAAGGAAACTTTCAGCTGAGATCGAAAGGTTAGTAAAGCTTGGAGTGGACGGTTTTATCGTAACTTTACCTTTCCTATTGAAAATAATAAAGAGCGAGCATCCTGAGTTAGAGGTCTCGATCTCATCTTACGCAAGAATCTACAACCTAAGGGAGGTTGAGAACTTTATTGAGTTGGGGGCAAATACGATAATACTGCACGAGGATGATAATAGGAACTTTAAGTTACTGAGGTCGCTACAGAGATTTAGGAAGGAAGTGGACCTTGAGTTGATAACTAACAACTCCTGTCTTTGGGGATGTATATATAGGAGGACTCATGACTTAGTATCCTCACTGAGTTCTGTTGAAGGCGGAATAAACGCATGGTTTGAGTATCCCATACTATTCTGCGCTACTGACGTGAGGAACGATCTAGCTAACATAATTAGGATGAGATGGATAAGGCCCGAAGACTTAGATTTTTACGAAAGGCTAGGTTACGATAGATTTAAGATAGCCGGTAGGAACAAGAAAACCGATTGGATCGTTCGGGCAGTGAAAGCTTACTCAAAGAGAAGTTATGAGGGGAACCTCTTAGACGTATTAAGCTACCCTCAAGGGAGGGCAGTACCAAAGGTGATGGAAAAGGTTAACGGGTCTAAAGACTATGAAGTCCTTAAGGAGGTCATAGTTAATAACAAGAGATTCCCATCGAAATGGCTAAACTTCTTCGACTATAACAACTGCGAGGAGAGAAGTTGCTCAGAATGCAAGTACTGCGACATAATTGCAAGGGAAGTCATAACCGTAAACGGAAAGGATCTAAACAGCCTGGACCTGAAAAGGATTCAGGTTCCTATAGAGTTAATTCAGAGGTTTGGAGGAGATGGTTAA